AAGGGAGTAAAATATTTTCCTAAGACTTGGAATAAGCTCAATATTTTCACTAACTGTTTCTTTTCTTTTTTCTACTAACCACTTATAAAGTGGCTCATCTTTTTTTATTTCTTTTTTTAAAAGATTTAAACAATCTTTATAATAATCAAAAATACGATTTCCTCTATTTTGAACATCATCTAAAACTAAATATTTAGAATGTGGAAAATATACAAGAAGTGCTCCAATAACTAATTTTATCTCTATTCTTTCAAAAAAATCTTTAGAACGAGGGGAATAGATAGGTATTCCTAAACTTTCTAAATATTTTTTTAATTCTTTAACATTTGGAGATTGTACACTTCTAAAAAGAAAAGCTATTTGATTATAATCAGAAATTTTCTTAGTAGTATATAATTTTTTTATAAATTTATATATATTGTCTTTCCAATGTTTCTCAGAATCTCCTCCTATTCTAATTACACCACTATAGTTTGAAAAAACTTTATCTTCAGGAGGAACTATCTCTTTGGGATATCTGTATCCTCTCCAATTGATGAGATTTATCCATCTGTTACAAAATCTTATTATATCTTCATGGGAACGATAATTAATATCAAGATTAATTTTTTTACATTTTCCCTTTTCAAATCTTTCAGGAAATTGTAGAATATTTTTGATAGATGCTCCTCTAAATCTATATATTCCTTGGTCATCATCTCCTACTACACAGATATTTTCCTTAGGTTCTCCAAGAAGAAAAATAATTTTTTCTTGTATAATATTTGTATCTTGATATTCATCTATCATAATATATTCAATTTTATCTCTTAATTTTTCAAGAACTTTTTCATTGTGTAGAAGTCTATAAAATTCTCTTTGTATAGTTGTAAAATCCAATAAATTTTCTTCAACTAACATTTCGTGATAAATTCTATGTGCTTCTTTTAAAAACAAAATTTTTTTATTTTCTGTTCTGATATTATCTAATCTTTTCCCCTCTTCATTGATCTTATTAAGCCACCATAATATTTTTTTACTTCTTTCCCAGCTATTAATAGCAGGGATATCTTTAAAAAACTCTTTATATCCATCTATTTCACTAAATTTTTTTATTTTACTATAGATAAAAAATTGTTGATCAACATCATCTAAAACTCTATATCCTGTTTTAAAAAAAGAGTATTCAATATTTTCATCGATAAGTCTTAAAAATATTGAATGTAAAGTTCCAATATACATCTCATTAATATTTATTTTTTCTTGAGACTCTTTTATTTTTTCAGAAATTCTAGTAAGAAGTTCTCTAGCTGCTTTTTCTGTAAAGGTTGAGAGAAATATATTTTCAGGTTTAACTTTTTTTGTGAGTAAAAGATGAACAGTTCTTTCAACTAAAGTTTTAGTTTTTCCTGAACCTGGTCCTGAGATTAAAAGAAGTGGACCCTCTGTTGTAGTTACAGCTTCATATTGTTTTTCATTTAATTCCATACTCTTCCTCCCTTTTATTTCAATTAATTATATCATATCTAATTTAAAATTGGGAAATAATTAATCTTTTTTATTTCAAAAAATAATATATTTCTTAATAATTACTTGAAATTTTTTTAAAAAAAAGGTATTATCATTTTAGGGATAAAAAATATATTTGGGGTGAGTAGATGAAAGTTTTACATAGACTTTTATTGCATTGGATTTATATGCTATGTTTTTTTGGGGGATTTATCAATACTGTGAGTATCGTTAAATATTCATATACAGTTTCCCATTTTACAGGGCATATTTCTAAAACTGCTATAAACATAGGGGAAGGAAATTTTACAGAGGTTTTTAAGATTTTATCAATTGTTATATCCTTTGTACTAGGATCTACAATTTCGGGGTATTTAGTAGATGGAAGAGAATTCAATTTAAAAAGAAGGTATGGATATTCTATGCTTGTATTAGGTATAGGTTTGTTAGTACTTTATACTACAGTTAAGGATACATGGTTATTTTTTTATTACTTACCATTTATGATAGGTGTTCAAAATGGACTTTTTATTTCATATAAAGGCGTTGTTGTTAGAACTAGTCATGTAAGTGGAAGTTTAACAGATGCAGGAGTTTATTTAGGGCACTGTTTAAAAGGGAAAAAAGAGGATAAATGGAAAGTTTATTTTTGTATTTTTACAGTATTAATATTTTTATTAGGAAGCTTTTTTGGAATAGAATTTTACTTCTTATTACAAGATAGAGTATTTATTGTAGCAGGGGTTGGTTATATAATTATTGCATGTATCTATTTTTCTCTTAGACATAGATATAGACATGTTCTCCATTTAACTGATGAACATTATCATTTTCAATAAATAACTAAAGGATATAAAAAGGAGCTATTGCAAGTTGTAAATTGCAACACTCCCTTTTTTATTTAAAATAAAGAAAGGAAGAAAGATGAAAAGAAAAATTTTAATTATAGAAGATGAAAAGAATCTTATACAAGTTTTAAAAGATAATTTTTTACAAGAGGGATTTGAAGTTATTTCTGCTTTTAATGGAGAAGAGGGAGTAGAGGAGTTTTATTCAAAAACCCCAGATATAATATTATTGGATATAAACCTTCCTAAAAAAACTGGTTGGGAAGTATGCAAGGAGATAAGAAAAATATCTTCTGTTCCAATATTAATGATGACAGCTAGAGATTCAGATGAAGACGAGTATAAGGGATTAGACTTAGGAGCAGATGATTATATAACTAAACCTTTTAATTTAAAAATTTTAACTTTAAAAGTAAAAAAGATTTTGAAATTAGATGATAACAGTATTTATAAATATGAAAATTTTTCCTTTGATATAAAAAAAGGAGAGATTATAGTAGATAATGAAAATATTGAATTAACTAGAAGAGAGATTCAATTTTTAGAATATATGATAAAAAATAAAGGTATTATTTTTTCTAGAGAATATTTACTAAATGAAGTTTGGGGATTTGATTTTGAAGGTGATGACAGAGTAGTTGATACTTTAGTAAAAAGAATCCGTAAAAAACTTGGAGATTATAGTTTTCTTTTAAAAACAGTAAGAGGAATGGGGTATTGTTTTGATGAAAATAAAAATTAATCTATTTAGAAAAATATTTCTTTTTTCAATTTTTTTAGTAATATTTACTGTAGTTTTAAGTTATTTTTTAAGTATATTTGTATCTGACACTTTTTATATTTCAAGAAAAAAAGAGGAGATAAGAGAGATAGCTACAACTACTAAAAAATTGATGTTAGATAGAGATATTTTAGCTGATTATATAGATGATATAAAAAATAGTCAAGGTATAGATATATATTTATCTAATAATAGTTATTATGATTCATATTATGATATTGAATATAATAATAATTATGATGAGATAGAAGATGGATTTCACATCAATAATATTGGTCAAAACCATATTATGATTCTAATTTATAAAGAAAAACTTTCAGATAACCTTACTTTATTTATAAGTACTTCATTATCAGTAATGAGTAGTCATAGACATGAAGTTTATTTACTGAATATTTTTACTTTAATCATATCCTTAGGATTAGGAATATTAATTAGTAGATTATTTGCAAAAAATATTACAAATAATATTTTTGAATTAAATAGAGTTGCTAAAAAAATCACAGATTTAGATTTTTCTGAAAGATCAAATGTTAACACTAGTGATGAACTGTCAGAATTAAGTGAAAATATTAATATTATGGCAAATAGTTTATCTTCTTCAATAAATAATTTAAAATCCTTTGTATCAAATGCTTCACATGAATTAAAAACTCCCATTACAGTTATAAATTCACATGCTCAAATTTTATTAAAAGGAAGTTTAAAAAATGAAGAAGATAAAAAAAGATATTATAGAGCAATTTTAAAAGAGAGTAAAAGTATGAATGATTTAGTTCAAGATTTACTTTTATTATCTAAGCTTTCAGCTTTGGATATTAAGTTTGATATAAAAGAGTTAGATTTGACCTCTTTAATAAAAGAAAGTATTGAAAAATATGAATTTTTAGAATTACAAAAGGATATTCATTGGGAAATTTCTTTAAAAAGAATAGAAATATTAGCAAATGAAAAATTCTTACAAATTGCTCTAAATAATATTATTCAAAATGCTTTAAAATATGCACCAAGTAATAGTATTTTAAGAATTTATCAAAAAGAGAATAGTATTATCTTTGAAAATCCAACTCAATTGATAGAAACTAAAAGTGTTGATAATCTATTCCAACCTTTCTTTAGAGGAGATAATGCTAATGAATTAAATATAGATGGACATGGACTTGGTTTATCACTTATAAAAAAAATATTGGATTTACATAAATTTACTTATGATATAAAAATAGAAAAAGATTTATTTATTTTCACTTTGACATATTCAAGTCATAATCTTAAAGTATAATTTAATCAAAGAAAAGGAAAGATAGGAGTGATAAATATGAAAAAAATGATAATAACAGGATTAATGATAGTTAGTATGGGTAGTATAGCTTTTGCAGCAGATTTAAATCCAGAACTTGATGCAAAACCTCTTCCTCCACATCTTCATAGAATGCAAAAATTAAAAAATGAAAAAAGAAATCCAGAGATGGAAAAAGTTAGAATTATGATAGATGAAAAGAGATTAGAGATAAGAAAAGAATTATTGAATAATAAACCAGATTGGAATAAGATAGAAAAACTGAATGTTGAGATAGCAACTCAAGAGGCTAAATTAAAAACTTGCCGTATGAGAGAGAGTTACGAATCTAAATATCCAACTGAACCAGAAATTTAAGATATATAAAAAGGGGATTATAAACCAATGATTAAAAATTGATTTATTCTCCCCTTTTTTATTATAAAATATCTGAAAAATATTCCTTAATAGTTTCTAAAACCCCATTTTCATTATTATCTTTTTTAGTAACAAAGTTAGAGATCTCTTTTAATTGAGGATGAGCATTTTTCATAGCAAAACTATATTTTCCAGAGGTCATCATAGAATAATCATTTAGGTAATCACCAAAAATCATAGTTTCATCATAAGAGATTTTTAGATTTTTTTGAGTCATTTCTACAGCAGTACCTTTACTTGTATCTAGTTTTCCTAAATCTAACCAAACATTTCCAGAGATAACTACTTGAAATTTATCTTCAATATTTCTAAAATAATTATGACTATTTTGTTCTGAACCTAAGAAATCACAAATAGCCACTTTAAAAATTTCATCATCAATTGAATCGAAATTCTCTAAAATTTCAAGGTTATTATAGTACTTATTAATCTCATCTTGGAAGTTATATTTTTCATCAAAAAATTTACTTTTCTCTACATAAGCTGATTTTTTTCCACATACAACTGGAATAGCTCCTTTAATATTTTTACAAACTTCTAAAAAAGAAAAAACATCTTTTCTATCTAAAGTATTAGAGTAAATCTCTTCATCTCTATACATAACGCAAGCACCATTTTCACTAATAAAAAGCATATCATTTTTTATACTTTTAAATTTTTCAACTAAATTGTAATAAGGTCTTCCACTTGCTACGGCAAAAATAACACCATTTTTAGCTAGTTTTTTTTGAATTTCCCAAAATTCTTCATTGATTTCACTTTTATTGTTTAATAGAGTTCCATCCATATCAGTAACAATTAATTTTATCATCTTTCTTACCTCATCAAAGTTTTCTTGTATTATATCATAAGTTTTTATTTTTTTAAAAGTGGATTATAATTTTTCATAAAAATATATGATGCTAATAGAGTCATCATTTCTGTTATAAACATTGTTAACCATATTCCATTTGTTCCTAGTATTTTTGGAAGAGTGATAATAAAAATAATTAGGAGTATCACTCCTCTCAATAGGGTAATTATAGTTGAAATTTTAACCATATCAATAGCAGTAAAATATCCAGCAGTAAAAATATTAAATCCACATATAATATAGGCAAAGCTATAAAAAATAAGAGCATGTTGAGTTAAACTGATATCTTCTAAATCTCTTAAAAAAATAGATACAATTTCAAAGGAAAAGATGTTAATTAAAGTGTAAAAGAATATTCCTAACCCTCCAAGTATAAAGAAACTTATCTTTATTATTTTAAATATTTTTTTATACTCTCTAGCTCCTAAATTAAAACTTAAAATTGGTTGTACTCCTTGATTAAAACCAATCATAGTCATAGTAATAAATGAAGATACATATCCAATAATTCCAAAAGCTGAAACTCCTTTTTCTCCAAGCTCTTTTAAAATAACTAAATTGAATACAAAAATTGATATTCCAGTAGAAACTTCAGCTAAAAATTCAGCAAATCCAACTTTCATGATTTTTAAAAGATTTAAAATAGAGTATTTAATCTTTGTAAATTTAATTTTTTTTGTTTTAAAGAAGATATAGTAAAATAGTAGAGAAGTGGTTGTAACTTGAGAAAGTCCAGTAGCTAAAGCAGCTCCTTTTATTCCCCAATGAAAAATAACAACAAAAACATAATCTAGAAAAATATTTACAACTCCTCCAGTAATTACACAAAGAGTTGGATATACAGGATTTCCATCTACTTTAATATATATTTCTAAAGCATATCCAGTCATATAACATATACAAAATAGTATTATAATACTTAAATAATCTTTCACATATGGATATAAAATTCCATCTCCACCTAAAAAATTAATAACAGGATCCATAAAGATAGTAATGAGTGTTGAAATAAGAACTCCACAACCAAGTAAGGAAAAAACAGCAGTTGTAAATATCTTATTTCCAGCTGTTCAGTCACCTTCACCAAAATGTATAGCAATCATAGTTGAACTTCCAATAGCTATCATTATTCCAATAGCAAAAGTGAGATTAATAAGAGGCATGGTAATATTTACTCCTGCTAGTCCTAAAGCCCCAACATATTTTCCTATGAATATTCCATCTACCATTGTATAAATAGTAAAAATCCACATAGAAACAACAGAAGGAATAGCATATCTAAGGATTGTTCTTAAAATAGTTTTTTCTTGTTTCATAAAAATCAACTCCAATTATAATATATAAATATTGTAAACCTTAGAATAGTTCAAGAGTCAAGAAAAATATGTTATAATATAAGTTGAGGTGGAACTATGAAAAAATTATATAAAATAGGAGATATAAGTAAGTTATATAATATAAGTAATGATATATTGAGATATTATGAAAAAATAGGACTTTTAGCTCCAGATGTAAGAGGGGAAAATGGATATAGATACTATTCAGAAAAACAGCTTTGGAAATTGAATAATATTCGAAGTTTAAGAAGTTTAGGAGTAGGTTTAAAAGAGATAATAGATTTTTTACATACAAGAAGTATAAAAAAAACAGAGGAAATGATAGAATTTCAATTAAAAAAAATAGATGAAAATTTAAAAGAACTTTTAAAGTTAAAAAATGAGTTGGAGTTGAAAAAAGAAAATATTAGATATTTTGAAAATTTTTCAAAATATGAAATTCCAGAGATAAAATTTTTTTCTGAAAGATCAATTTTATTAAAAAAAGGTGAATTTAAAGATGAAAGTGAAATTAATTTAGAACTAAAAAAATTAAAAAGAAGTTCAGAAGAGGATAATGATTTTATTTTTACAAAAAGTGAGATAGGAACTCTTATAAAATTAGAAGAGTGGGAAAAAGGAAACTATTTTAATTATATGGGGACGTTTGTAATTACAGATGAGATAAAAAATAGTATCTTAGAATCAGGAGAATATTTAACATATTTTTTTAGAGGAGATTATAATTTTACTGAAAAACATTATATAACTTTAAAAAAATATATGAATGAAAAAGGGTATAGAGCTAAAGGAGATATTATTGAACTCTATCATATAGAGATGCATATTACAGAAAATAAGGAAGAATATGTAACTGAAATACAAATTCCATTGGAAAAAATATGAAAAAAATTATATAATATAAAGCAAATGAAAATTATTAGGAGAGAAGTATGGAAAAAGATAAAAAATTTTATTTAAAACTTTTCTTATCTACTTTTTATTTAAGTGCTTTTACTTTTGGTGGTGGATATGTAATAGTACCTTTGATGAGAAAGAGATTTGTAAATGAATATAATTGGATAGAAGAAGAAGAAATGTTAGACTTGATAGCAATAGCCCAATCATCTCCAGGAGCTATTGCTATTAATTCATCTATAATAATAGGATATAAATTAGCAGGAGTATTAGGAGCCATTATAACATTGATAGGAACTGTATTACCACCACTTATAATTATATCCATAATCTCTCTTTTTTATATAGCCTTTAGAGATAATGCAATAGTTAATGGAGCAATGAAAGGGATGCAAGCAGGAGTAGCAGCTATTATAGCTGATGTAGTTTTTAAGCTTGTGGGAGATATAAGAAAAACAAAAGACAATATATCATTAATTTTAATGGTGTGTGTATTTATAGCAACATTTTTTATGAATATTATATCTATAATTTTAATATGTGGAGTTTTTGGAGTAATATATAAAACTTATAAAAGGAAGAGGGGATAAAATTGATATATTTTCAACTTTATTGGAGTTTCTTTAAAATAGGACTTTTTAGTATAGGAGGTGGATATGCTTCTCTTCCACTTATTCAAAAAGAGATAGTTGAACTGCATGAATGGTTAACAATGACAGAGTTTACAGATATTATTACAATATCTCAAATGACTCCAGGACCAATTGCTATAAATACTTCAACTTTTGTTGGAACACAGATAGGTGGATTACTAGGAGCTATAGTAGCTACTTTAGGTTGTGTAACGCCATCTTTTATAATTGTTTTGATTTTAGCATATATATATGTAAAGTATAAAAATTTAACAATTATTTCAGATATACTTTACGGTCTTAGACCAGCAGTAGTTTCTCTCATAGGGGTAGCTGGAATTTCTATTGTAATGTTAGCTTTTTTGGGAGAAAAGAAATTGAATATTTCAAAATTTAATTTTGATTGGAAAGGAATTCATTTAACAATAGAGGATTTAACAATTAACTGTATAGCAATTATATTTTTTGCAATAGGATTTTATTTTTTAAGAAGGTATAAGACAAATCCAGTTTATATAATGATAGGAAGTGGAATAGCTGGAGCTATAATTTATAATATTTTAGGAGTGTAATTATGATAATTGGACTTACAGGAGGAATAGCTAGTGGGAAATCCACAGTGAGTA
The window above is part of the uncultured Fusobacterium sp. genome. Proteins encoded here:
- a CDS encoding ATP-dependent DNA helicase, with amino-acid sequence MELNEKQYEAVTTTEGPLLLISGPGSGKTKTLVERTVHLLLTKKVKPENIFLSTFTEKAARELLTRISEKIKESQEKININEMYIGTLHSIFLRLIDENIEYSFFKTGYRVLDDVDQQFFIYSKIKKFSEIDGYKEFFKDIPAINSWERSKKILWWLNKINEEGKRLDNIRTENKKILFLKEAHRIYHEMLVEENLLDFTTIQREFYRLLHNEKVLEKLRDKIEYIMIDEYQDTNIIQEKIIFLLGEPKENICVVGDDDQGIYRFRGASIKNILQFPERFEKGKCKKINLDINYRSHEDIIRFCNRWINLINWRGYRYPKEIVPPEDKVFSNYSGVIRIGGDSEKHWKDNIYKFIKKLYTTKKISDYNQIAFLFRSVQSPNVKELKKYLESLGIPIYSPRSKDFFERIEIKLVIGALLVYFPHSKYLVLDDVQNRGNRIFDYYKDCLNLLKKEIKKDEPLYKWLVEKRKETVSENIELIPSLRKIFYSLLQFDTFKAFIKLDTFDLKNGNETYNLGLFTEILEKFERLSKIEDISKIDIEKVIKYFFMVYLKNLYNKKIDEYENKEEFPNGSIPFLTFHQAKGLEFPIVIVGSLDSTPMEREQTEEDILEELLKLNDNFEPQDKKNEFDFWRVYYTAFSRAQNLLVLTSIENRSGKNELPSRTFRPIYESVPYFNDERFKLEKLEIEPLKKGDYKELLSYTGHILLYEFCPLKYRFLKEFKFKPLSDPKTFYGIFIHKVIENIHRKCLVKLFNIDNLKNDIDEIGDSLEKSLRTVFSIETREKVYLQIKNYLATNTFDNIISTELKNYSVETNYIIEGTLDLLKKTDSGVEIIDFKTGEYKEENLFIYKRQLEIYAYLLKDKYPLDNIRAFLYYIEEENPKIEIKLTLENIEKSLESFNKVANKLLEKNFLPRKYGESCQSCEFRWYCLPKEEN
- a CDS encoding YoaK family protein encodes the protein MKVLHRLLLHWIYMLCFFGGFINTVSIVKYSYTVSHFTGHISKTAINIGEGNFTEVFKILSIVISFVLGSTISGYLVDGREFNLKRRYGYSMLVLGIGLLVLYTTVKDTWLFFYYLPFMIGVQNGLFISYKGVVVRTSHVSGSLTDAGVYLGHCLKGKKEDKWKVYFCIFTVLIFLLGSFFGIEFYFLLQDRVFIVAGVGYIIIACIYFSLRHRYRHVLHLTDEHYHFQ
- a CDS encoding response regulator transcription factor — protein: MKRKILIIEDEKNLIQVLKDNFLQEGFEVISAFNGEEGVEEFYSKTPDIILLDINLPKKTGWEVCKEIRKISSVPILMMTARDSDEDEYKGLDLGADDYITKPFNLKILTLKVKKILKLDDNSIYKYENFSFDIKKGEIIVDNENIELTRREIQFLEYMIKNKGIIFSREYLLNEVWGFDFEGDDRVVDTLVKRIRKKLGDYSFLLKTVRGMGYCFDENKN
- a CDS encoding histidine kinase dimerization/phospho-acceptor domain-containing protein, producing the protein MKIKINLFRKIFLFSIFLVIFTVVLSYFLSIFVSDTFYISRKKEEIREIATTTKKLMLDRDILADYIDDIKNSQGIDIYLSNNSYYDSYYDIEYNNNYDEIEDGFHINNIGQNHIMILIYKEKLSDNLTLFISTSLSVMSSHRHEVYLLNIFTLIISLGLGILISRLFAKNITNNIFELNRVAKKITDLDFSERSNVNTSDELSELSENINIMANSLSSSINNLKSFVSNASHELKTPITVINSHAQILLKGSLKNEEDKKRYYRAILKESKSMNDLVQDLLLLSKLSALDIKFDIKELDLTSLIKESIEKYEFLELQKDIHWEISLKRIEILANEKFLQIALNNIIQNALKYAPSNSILRIYQKENSIIFENPTQLIETKSVDNLFQPFFRGDNANELNIDGHGLGLSLIKKILDLHKFTYDIKIEKDLFIFTLTYSSHNLKV
- a CDS encoding HAD family hydrolase, giving the protein MIKLIVTDMDGTLLNNKSEINEEFWEIQKKLAKNGVIFAVASGRPYYNLVEKFKSIKNDMLFISENGACVMYRDEEIYSNTLDRKDVFSFLEVCKNIKGAIPVVCGKKSAYVEKSKFFDEKYNFQDEINKYYNNLEILENFDSIDDEIFKVAICDFLGSEQNSHNYFRNIEDKFQVVISGNVWLDLGKLDTSKGTAVEMTQKNLKISYDETMIFGDYLNDYSMMTSGKYSFAMKNAHPQLKEISNFVTKKDNNENGVLETIKEYFSDIL
- a CDS encoding MATE family efflux transporter, with the translated sequence MKVGFAEFLAEVSTGISIFVFNLVILKELGEKGVSAFGIIGYVSSFITMTMIGFNQGVQPILSFNLGAREYKKIFKIIKISFFILGGLGIFFYTLINIFSFEIVSIFLRDLEDISLTQHALIFYSFAYIICGFNIFTAGYFTAIDMVKISTIITLLRGVILLIIFIITLPKILGTNGIWLTMFITEMMTLLASYIFMKNYNPLLKK
- a CDS encoding MerR family transcriptional regulator, with the protein product MKKLYKIGDISKLYNISNDILRYYEKIGLLAPDVRGENGYRYYSEKQLWKLNNIRSLRSLGVGLKEIIDFLHTRSIKKTEEMIEFQLKKIDENLKELLKLKNELELKKENIRYFENFSKYEIPEIKFFSERSILLKKGEFKDESEINLELKKLKRSSEEDNDFIFTKSEIGTLIKLEEWEKGNYFNYMGTFVITDEIKNSILESGEYLTYFFRGDYNFTEKHYITLKKYMNEKGYRAKGDIIELYHIEMHITENKEEYVTEIQIPLEKI
- a CDS encoding chromate transporter; this encodes MEKDKKFYLKLFLSTFYLSAFTFGGGYVIVPLMRKRFVNEYNWIEEEEMLDLIAIAQSSPGAIAINSSIIIGYKLAGVLGAIITLIGTVLPPLIIISIISLFYIAFRDNAIVNGAMKGMQAGVAAIIADVVFKLVGDIRKTKDNISLILMVCVFIATFFMNIISIILICGVFGVIYKTYKRKRG
- a CDS encoding chromate transporter, with translation MIYFQLYWSFFKIGLFSIGGGYASLPLIQKEIVELHEWLTMTEFTDIITISQMTPGPIAINTSTFVGTQIGGLLGAIVATLGCVTPSFIIVLILAYIYVKYKNLTIISDILYGLRPAVVSLIGVAGISIVMLAFLGEKKLNISKFNFDWKGIHLTIEDLTINCIAIIFFAIGFYFLRRYKTNPVYIMIGSGIAGAIIYNILGV